Proteins co-encoded in one Myotis daubentonii chromosome 8, mMyoDau2.1, whole genome shotgun sequence genomic window:
- the CD93 gene encoding complement component C1q receptor — protein MATSASLLPLLLPLLSQPWLGAGADTQAVVCAGTACYSAHWGKLSAAEAQLLCSKDGGNLATVRTEEEARHIQRALAQLLQPGAPWTGKFWIGLQREKGKCLDPRLPLKGFSWVGGGEDTLYSNWYKEARHTCISKRCVSLMLDPSVSSLSSHLPKWSEGPCGNPGSPVSNIEGFVCKFSFKGMCRPLALGGPGQVNYTTPFQATSSSLEAVPFASVANVACRDGGESRQHFFLCKEKATDVFDWGISGPLCASAEYGCSFGNGGCQQECLEGEGGSFRCGCRPGFRLLDDLVTCISRDPCSSSPCRGVATCVPESLWKNYTCQCPEGYQLNATQQDCVDVDECQASPCEQECVNTPGSFHCQCWVGYEPSSPGGPACQDVDECMSPEGGLCEGYCLNMQGSFRCTCLPGRELAPDGVSCITGPTPLGPSAETPEGQNTGDRERSLGPSTTTSSPTGGPEGTSKVASTSWRLFLESNASITPTSPQSLATTGSPGIWMEYSSHHPTATTGHEESTDGDLIAQQKNDSPDWQKLLLFYILGTVAAILLLLALALGLLVYRKRRAKREEKEKKPQSAADSYSWVPERAESRAMENQYSPTPGTDC, from the exons ATGGCCACCTCCGCCagcctgctgccgctgctgctgccgctgctgagccagccctggctgggggctGGTGCTGACACACAGGCTGTGGTGTGCGCGGGCACTGCTTGCTACTCGGCCCACTGGGGCAAGCTTTCTGCCGCCGAGGCCCAGCTTCTCTGCAGCAAGGACGGGGGCAACCTGGCCACAGTGAGGACCGAGGAGGAGGCCCGGCACATCCAGCGAGCACTGGCCCAGCTCCTACAGCCTGGGGCGCCCTGGACAGGCAAGTTCTGGATAGGACTCCAGCGAGAAAAGGGCAAGTGCTTGGACCCCAGGCTGCCCCTGAAGGGCTTCAGCTGGGTGGGCGGTGGGGAGGACACGCTGTATTCCAACTGGTACAAGGAGGCCAGGCACACTTGCATCTCCAAGCGCTGTGTGTCCCTGATGCTGGACCCGTCCGTCTCTTCCCTCTCCAGCCACCTCCCCAAGTGGTCTGAGGGCCCCTGTGGGAACCCGGGCTCCCCTGTAAGCAACATCGAGGGCTTCGTGTGCAAGTTCAGCTTCAAAGGCATGTGCcggcccctggccctggggggcCCAGGCCAGGTGAACTACACCACTCCTTTCCAGGCCACCAGCTCCTCCTTGGAGGCTGTGCCCTTCGCCTCGGTGGCCAACGTGGCCTGTAGGGATGGGGGTGAAAGTAGGCAGCATTTCTTCCTGTGCAAGGAGAAGGCCACTGATGTGTTCGACTGGGGCATCTCGGGACCCCTCTGTGCCAGTGCTGAGTACGGATGCAGCTTCGGTAACGGGGGCTGCCAGCAGGAATgcttggagggggagggtggcTCCTTCCGCTGCGGCTGCCGCCCAGGGTTCAGGCTGCTGGATGACCTGGTGACCTGTATCTCCCGGGACCCTTGTAGCTCCAGCCCGTGCAGAGGAGTGGCCACATGCGTCCCCGAGTCCCTCTGGAAAAACTACACGTGCCAGTGCCCCGAAGGCTACCAGCTGAATGCGACTCAGCAGGACTGTGTAGATGTGGACGAGTGCCAGGCCTCCCCCTGTGAACAGGAGTGTGTCAACACCCCTGGGAGCTTCCACTGCCAGTGCTGGGTGGGCTACGAGCCCAGCAGCCCCGGAGGGCCGGCCTGTCAGGATGTGGATGAGTGTATGAGCCCCGAGGGCGGCCTCTGTGAAGGTTACTGCCTCAACATGCAGGGGTCCTTCCGCTGCACCTGCTTGCCAGGCAGGGAGCTGGCCCCTGACGGGGTCTCCTGTATCACAGGCCCCACGCCCCTGGGACCATCGGCTGAGACCCCCGAGGGGCAGAACACAGGAGATAGAGAAAGGAGCCTCGGGCCTTCTACCACAACCTCAAGTCCAACTGGGGGCCCTGAGGGCACTTCCAAGGTGGCATCCACCAGCTGGAGACTCTTCCTTGAATCCAATGCCTCTATCACCCCTACATCACCCCAGTCTCTGGCCACCACTGGGTCCCCTGGAATCTGGATGGAGTACAGCAGCCATCACCCCACAGCCACCACTGGTCACGAGGAGTCTACGGATGGGGATCTCATTGCCCAACAAAAGAATGACAGCCCCGACTGGCAAAAGCTGCTTTTGTTCTATATCCTTGGCACTGTGGCGGCCATCTTACTcctgctggctctggccctggggctgctggtCTACCGCAAGCGGAGAGCcaagagggaggagaaggagaagaagccCCAGAGCGCGGCAGACAGCTACTCCTGGGTTCCGGAGAGAGCTGAGAGCAGGGCCATGGAGAACCAGTACAG TCCAACACCTGGGACAGACTGCTGA